A window of Synechococcus sp. WH 8109 genomic DNA:
GGGCATGGGCGCGACGGCTGCCTGCCTTCATGAAGGCGCTGAAGTCGTGCAGACCAAGCATGGTGCTCAAAGCGTCCCGCATGCGGGACGCATCCAGCCTGTGTTGGTAGCGGTGCCAGCTCCAGGGGCTGAGAAACAAATTGGGGCGCCGGCCGTTGTGAATCGTGTACCGGTACCGCCTATAGGTGGCGGAGTAACAGGCATGCCAATCCATGGGACGGGCGACGGATTCGCGCACACGAATGGTGCTCGGCAGGCGTCCGTTCAAGGCCGGGGCCCATTTGCGAGCTGGGATCGGCCCACTGCAGTCGAAGTGCACCACCTGACCGGCGGCATGAACGCCGGCATCGGTGCGACCGGCGGCAAAGGTCTGCACCGGTCGGTGCGGATCGAGCTGGGCGATGGCGTCCTCCAGCACTGCCTGAACACTGCGACCGTTGCGTTGGCGCTGCCACCCACAAAACGAAGAACCCTCGTACTGAAGGCTGAGCGCGATCCGCTGAAGGGACGCTGTCTCAGGACCTGCAGACGAGGGTTCGGTGTTCAAACGTCAGGACTGACGTGAGGTCTGATCAGACCAGTTCGATGATGGCCATCTCGGCGTTGTCGCCACGACGGGGAACGGTGCGGGTGATGCGGGTGTAGCCACCCTTACGATCGCTGTAGCGGTTGGGGGCCTTGTCGAACAAGGCATGCACCAGCTGCTTGTCGTAGATGTAACCCATTGCCCGGCGACGGGAGGCGAGGCTGCCGTCCTTGGCCAGGGTGATCATGCGCTCGGCTTCGTCGCGAAGCGCCTTGGCCCGTGCCTTGGTGGTGGTGACCCGACCTTCGCGAATCAGCTGGGTGGTCAGGGCGCGCAGCATTGCCTTGCGCTGGTCAGCTGGACGTCCCAGCTGAGGAACTCGGCATTGATGACGCATGGTTCTGTCGGTGACGAAGACGAAAAAGGACGTTCAGGCCGTTCTGCAGTTATGCAGAAGTGCGGCTCTGGGGGATGGAGATGCCGATGCGCTCTAGGGCTTCGATCACTTCATCAGCGGATTTGGAACCGAAGTTCTTGATCTCCAGAAGATCCTCGTAGCTGAAGCCCATCAGGTCAGACACGGAGTTGACCTGGGCCCGCTTGAGGCAGTTGTATGCGCGAACCGAAAGGTTCAGTTCCTCAAGAGGAATCTGTGCTTCAGCCGAGGGCTCGGGTTCAGCAGGAACTTCCTCCACGAGAGTGACCGTGGCCAGAGGCTGGAATAGCTCAATCAATTGATTAGCTGATTGAGCCAGGGCGTCGTCGGGGGTAATGGATCCGTCGGTGACGATCTCCATCCGCAGGCGCTCCCGGGCCGAACCGCCTTCGGCAACGGCGGTTTCGTCGATGGTGAAGTTGACCCGGGTCACGGGCATAAACACCGCATCGATCTGGAGCAGATCGATTGCACTGGTTTCTTCGTTGTGACGATCCACCGGGCGGTAGCCGACGCCGCGCTCAACGTGAACCTCCAGCTCGAGGCTGTGGCCGTCGGCCACGGTGGCGATCGAACGATCGGCGTCCACCACCTGCACCTGAGAGGAGAACTGCAGATCTCCAGCCTTTACTTCAGCGGGACCAGCAACCACGAGACGACCAATCTGGAGTTCGGCCGAACGGCTGTTGACGGAGATCTCCTTGCAGTTCAGCAGGATGTCCAGAACGTCTTCACGGACCCCAGGAACCGTGGCGTATTCGTGATTGACACCGGCAATTCGGATGGCGGTGACGGCACTGCCTTCCAGCCCACCCATCAGCACGCGGCGCAGCGCGTTGCCCAGGGTCGTGGCCTGGCCACGCTCGAGGGGGCCAATCAGGAAAACGCCGGACTGGGCGCGATCCTCGGCCACCTGATGCTCAATGCGATCAATCTGGTACTGCAACACAGTCTGAATCGGGGTAAGGGGAGAAACCGGACGTAAATCAGCTCGGTTCAGACGCGGCGGCGCTTGGGCCGGCGGCAACCGTTATGGGGCAGGGGGGTGACGTCGCGAATCAGAGTGATTTCGAGGCCAGCGACCTGGAGAGCACGGATGGCGGTCTCACGGCCTGAGCCAGGACCCCTCACCAACACTTCGATCTGACGCATGCCTTGGTCAAGGGCGCGACGTGCTGCTGCTTCTGCAGCGGTTTGAGCCGCGAAGGGTGTGCCTTTGCGAGCACCTTTGAAGCCACTGGCACCTGCAGACGACCATGAAATCACCTCACCGGCCGTATCGGTGATAGACACGATGGTGTTGTTGAAGGTGCTCTGGATGTGAGCGACGCCGTTCGGGACGTTGCGCTTGGCCTTCTTGGGGCCGGATTTTTTGACGGTTTTAGCCATGGCCGTATGCAGTCAGGGATAAGGATGTTGAGGACTTACTTCTTCTTGCCGGCCACAGTTTTCCGTGCGCCGCGGCGGGTGCGGGCGTTGGTGCGGGTGCGTTGGCCGCGAACTGGGAGGCTCATGCGGTGGCGACGGCCACGAACGCAGCCGATGTCTTGTAGGCGCTTGAGGGCCATGCCCTCCTGACGGCGCAGATCGCCTTCGAGGGTGTATTCCTCCATGGCGTTACGGAGCTTCTGAAGATCTCCGTCCTCCAGATCTTTCACCCGGATGTCGGGGTTCACGCCGGTTTTGGCCAGGATGGCCTGTGAGCGGGTGAGACCAACTCCGTAGATGTAGGTGAGGGACACTTCGATCCGCTTGTCGCGGGGAATGTCAACGCCGGCGATCCGTGCCACGTTCGTTTAGTTGAAAAGGACAGATGCCTCCGAAGTCCTGGAGGCGAGGAATGTTCTGGAACAGCGGGGAATCAGCCCTGGCGCTGTTTGTGCTTGGGGTTGGCGCAAATGACCATGACCTTGCCGTGGCGACGGATCACCCGGCACTTGTCACACATTTTTTTCACTGAGCTGCGCACCTTCATGAGGCGTGGCTCTCCAAATTTCCAAACGGCAACACTACCATGCCGGTCAACAAAGAACTGACTCGATCCGCTTGGTGATCTCCTCGACTGAGCCCTGGGCGGGGACGGAAACAAGGAGTCCCTTATCGCTGTAGAAGCGAATCAGGGGTGCGGTTTTCTCGCGGTAAACCTCCAGGCGATTGCGGATCACCGCTTCGTTGTCGTCAGCGCGACCGCGGGCCAGCAGGCGTTCAATCAAAACGGCGTCATCCAGCTCCAGCAGAACCACGGCTTGGATGGGTTGCTGCAATTCGGCCAGCAGAGGTTCTAGGGCTTCAGCCTGGGGCACCGTGCGGGGGAACCCATCCAGCAGCCAGCCATCTGTGGTGAGTGCCTTCATCTGGCTTTCCACAATCGCCAGCACGAGGGCGTCGCTCACCAGTTCGCCGCGGTTCATCACCGCTTCAGCTTCTTTGCCCAG
This region includes:
- the truA gene encoding tRNA pseudouridine(38-40) synthase TruA, with amino-acid sequence MNTEPSSAGPETASLQRIALSLQYEGSSFCGWQRQRNGRSVQAVLEDAIAQLDPHRPVQTFAAGRTDAGVHAAGQVVHFDCSGPIPARKWAPALNGRLPSTIRVRESVARPMDWHACYSATYRRYRYTIHNGRRPNLFLSPWSWHRYQHRLDASRMRDALSTMLGLHDFSAFMKAGSRRAHARTTVQEVLVERQGDLLRVEIQASGFLYGMVRLLMAQLVAVGEHRLSVAAFEQRWRERRRHEVKEAAPATGLCLLRAGYTEPIFTKAGWYDGQPWFFLAESDPPPDPPSTPG
- the rplQ gene encoding 50S ribosomal protein L17, which translates into the protein MRHQCRVPQLGRPADQRKAMLRALTTQLIREGRVTTTKARAKALRDEAERMITLAKDGSLASRRRAMGYIYDKQLVHALFDKAPNRYSDRKGGYTRITRTVPRRGDNAEMAIIELV
- a CDS encoding DNA-directed RNA polymerase subunit alpha gives rise to the protein MLQYQIDRIEHQVAEDRAQSGVFLIGPLERGQATTLGNALRRVLMGGLEGSAVTAIRIAGVNHEYATVPGVREDVLDILLNCKEISVNSRSAELQIGRLVVAGPAEVKAGDLQFSSQVQVVDADRSIATVADGHSLELEVHVERGVGYRPVDRHNEETSAIDLLQIDAVFMPVTRVNFTIDETAVAEGGSARERLRMEIVTDGSITPDDALAQSANQLIELFQPLATVTLVEEVPAEPEPSAEAQIPLEELNLSVRAYNCLKRAQVNSVSDLMGFSYEDLLEIKNFGSKSADEVIEALERIGISIPQSRTSA
- the rpsK gene encoding 30S ribosomal protein S11, which codes for MAKTVKKSGPKKAKRNVPNGVAHIQSTFNNTIVSITDTAGEVISWSSAGASGFKGARKGTPFAAQTAAEAAARRALDQGMRQIEVLVRGPGSGRETAIRALQVAGLEITLIRDVTPLPHNGCRRPKRRRV
- the rpsM gene encoding 30S ribosomal protein S13; amino-acid sequence: MARIAGVDIPRDKRIEVSLTYIYGVGLTRSQAILAKTGVNPDIRVKDLEDGDLQKLRNAMEEYTLEGDLRRQEGMALKRLQDIGCVRGRRHRMSLPVRGQRTRTNARTRRGARKTVAGKKK
- the rpmJ gene encoding 50S ribosomal protein L36 gives rise to the protein MKVRSSVKKMCDKCRVIRRHGKVMVICANPKHKQRQG
- a CDS encoding adenylate kinase encodes the protein MKNRLLFLGPPGAGKGTQAARLCDANSMKHLSTGDLLRSEVAAGSDLGKEAEAVMNRGELVSDALVLAIVESQMKALTTDGWLLDGFPRTVPQAEALEPLLAELQQPIQAVVLLELDDAVLIERLLARGRADDNEAVIRNRLEVYREKTAPLIRFYSDKGLLVSVPAQGSVEEITKRIESVLC